From Rhodococcus sp. B7740, one genomic window encodes:
- a CDS encoding PPOX class F420-dependent oxidoreductase → MTSITDPRVREFLSAGTRTGKLGYLASDGRPLVAPIWFVVEGDAIVFNTGGDTAKGKSIRRDPRVVLTVDLEEPPYGFVQVQGIASVDEDPAELVRTATEIGARYMGRERAEEFGTRNGVPGELIVRITPTKVIAAFDMTG, encoded by the coding sequence ATGACGTCGATCACCGATCCGCGCGTACGCGAGTTTCTGTCCGCGGGCACCCGCACCGGAAAGCTCGGGTACCTCGCCTCCGACGGAAGGCCACTGGTGGCACCCATCTGGTTCGTCGTCGAGGGCGACGCGATCGTGTTCAACACCGGGGGAGACACGGCCAAGGGAAAATCGATCCGCCGTGATCCCCGCGTCGTCCTCACCGTCGATCTCGAGGAGCCGCCGTACGGATTCGTCCAGGTGCAGGGCATTGCGTCGGTCGACGAGGACCCGGCCGAGTTGGTCCGCACAGCGACCGAGATCGGGGCCAGGTACATGGGCCGCGAGCGAGCCGAGGAGTTCGGCACCCGCAACGGCGTACCGGGCGAATTGATCGTTCGGATCACGCCGACCAAGGTAATCGCCGCTTTCGACATGACGGGATGA
- a CDS encoding glycerate kinase family protein: protein MPSSTPLRFVVAPSGFKESLGADEVASAIAAGIRRVVPGAIVNSVPLVDGGEGSARALAGATLGKVIDTVVTGPVGKPVDSHFALLGTDGPVTAVVEMAAAAGLSLVPRDMRDPTVTTSRGVGELIRTALDYGAERILLGCGDSGTSDGGAGLLQALGVRLLDADGLELGDGGGELTRLDHIDVSGLDSRLTPGSGVEIRVACNPHNILCGPGGVARVFAPQKGASSTQVEILSAAMDRWAEVLERDVSTRPAGLNLRTGPGTGASGGMGAGVAAVLRAELLPRFEVMLDHVDLDSLIATADLVLTAEGAIDQQTPKGKIPTEVARRAKLHGKPVVALAGTIGLDARANYDSGIDAFAGILPSPVELVEALERGAEFLTDATERAMRLILIGATLGR from the coding sequence ATGCCGTCTTCCACCCCGCTCCGGTTCGTCGTCGCCCCGTCCGGGTTCAAGGAATCTCTCGGTGCCGACGAGGTCGCGTCGGCTATTGCCGCTGGTATTCGCCGGGTGGTGCCCGGGGCCATCGTCAACTCGGTCCCCCTGGTCGACGGGGGTGAGGGGTCCGCTCGCGCCCTTGCCGGTGCCACCCTGGGCAAGGTGATCGACACCGTCGTGACAGGGCCGGTGGGCAAGCCGGTCGATTCCCATTTCGCTCTTCTGGGAACGGACGGGCCGGTCACAGCGGTCGTGGAGATGGCGGCAGCGGCCGGTCTGTCGCTGGTTCCGCGCGACATGCGCGACCCGACGGTGACCACGAGTCGCGGAGTCGGTGAGCTCATCCGCACCGCCCTCGACTACGGTGCCGAGCGAATCCTGTTGGGCTGCGGCGACTCCGGCACCTCGGACGGCGGTGCGGGGCTCCTACAGGCGCTCGGAGTGCGACTCCTCGATGCCGACGGCCTCGAATTGGGTGACGGCGGAGGCGAGTTGACTCGGCTCGACCACATCGATGTATCCGGCCTCGATTCACGGCTGACTCCGGGAAGCGGTGTGGAGATCAGGGTCGCATGCAACCCACACAACATTCTCTGTGGGCCCGGCGGGGTCGCACGGGTCTTCGCACCGCAGAAGGGGGCCAGCTCGACGCAAGTGGAGATCCTGTCGGCTGCGATGGACCGCTGGGCCGAGGTGTTGGAGCGTGACGTGTCGACGCGACCGGCCGGTCTGAACCTCCGCACCGGGCCCGGTACTGGTGCGTCCGGCGGGATGGGGGCAGGCGTGGCAGCGGTCCTGCGGGCCGAGCTGCTACCGCGCTTCGAGGTGATGCTCGATCACGTCGACCTCGACAGTCTCATCGCGACAGCCGACCTGGTGTTGACCGCCGAGGGGGCCATCGACCAGCAGACGCCCAAGGGGAAGATCCCGACGGAGGTTGCCCGCCGGGCCAAGCTCCATGGAAAACCGGTGGTGGCACTCGCGGGAACCATCGGTCTCGACGCCCGCGCCAACTACGACTCGGGTATCGACGCCTTCGCCGGCATTCTGCCCTCGCCGGTGGAATTGGTCGAAGCGCTCGAACGGGGTGCCGAGTTTCTGACCGATGCCACGGAGCGAGCGATGAGATTGATTCTGATCGGAGCGACCCTGGGCCGCTGA
- a CDS encoding SLC13 family permease codes for MNTVSFRTQPPPVPEPLQSWRFRDLLTRRMVQVVLSSVALLVLLAVLAGAADGLPGAGRTTLVVFTAAVALWVFTKIDDTYVALGAALALVLTGVVSTDGLFDTLGEETIWLLIAAFIIAAGVRESGLATRAAVFIVSGAGTVRQLAHLVTAALIVTAFAIPATSGRAALALPVFLALAQALAERKRVVRALAILFPTVILLSAVATLIGAGAHLITSQVLESATGTGISFTAWLLLGVPLAVVSSHCSAELVLLLFTDREDRRIPLAVNVSDLASRLPTPVTGPLTIAENRAATLLAVVMVLWCSEPLHGVHPAVIALLGALISTSPRFGTTEFGKALATVPWSLLLFMAATLALGTALTTSGAAGWLSDGLFTVVPIGSAPPWVFIAVVIVVSVASHLLIQSRSARSSVLVPLVVTTALALGVDPVAAAFASTAAAGFCHTMPSSAKPVAIFAKAEGVETYSPKDLLRLSAFLAPLTAATVLFFAVFVWPLLGTPIA; via the coding sequence ATGAACACGGTCAGCTTCAGAACGCAGCCACCTCCGGTCCCGGAACCCTTGCAGTCGTGGCGCTTTCGCGACCTGCTGACCCGCAGGATGGTTCAGGTGGTCCTGAGTTCGGTTGCGCTGCTGGTGCTTCTGGCCGTACTCGCAGGCGCGGCGGACGGATTACCCGGCGCGGGACGAACCACGCTCGTCGTGTTCACTGCAGCTGTCGCACTCTGGGTGTTCACGAAGATCGACGACACCTACGTCGCCCTCGGTGCCGCACTGGCTCTGGTACTGACCGGTGTGGTGAGCACCGACGGACTGTTCGACACCCTCGGCGAGGAGACCATCTGGCTTCTCATCGCGGCGTTCATCATTGCCGCTGGAGTTCGCGAGTCCGGTTTGGCAACGCGCGCAGCAGTGTTCATCGTCAGCGGCGCGGGCACCGTACGCCAGCTGGCGCACCTGGTGACGGCCGCACTGATCGTGACCGCCTTCGCGATACCCGCCACCTCAGGTCGTGCGGCACTTGCGCTGCCCGTGTTTCTGGCGCTGGCGCAGGCGCTTGCCGAGCGCAAGCGAGTGGTGCGGGCGTTGGCAATCCTGTTTCCGACCGTCATCCTGCTGTCCGCCGTGGCGACCCTCATCGGCGCTGGGGCACATCTGATCACCAGCCAGGTGCTCGAGAGCGCCACGGGCACCGGCATCAGCTTCACCGCGTGGTTGTTGCTCGGTGTTCCGCTGGCCGTGGTCAGCAGCCACTGTTCAGCGGAACTCGTGCTGCTGCTGTTCACCGATCGTGAGGATCGTCGAATCCCACTGGCGGTGAACGTGTCCGATCTGGCGTCGCGGCTGCCGACGCCGGTGACGGGACCGCTGACCATCGCAGAGAACCGGGCCGCGACCCTGCTGGCCGTCGTCATGGTGCTGTGGTGCTCCGAACCGTTGCACGGCGTCCACCCTGCCGTCATCGCTCTGCTGGGTGCGTTGATCTCCACGTCACCGCGCTTCGGTACGACCGAGTTCGGAAAGGCTCTCGCTACTGTGCCGTGGTCGCTGCTGCTGTTCATGGCGGCGACGCTGGCCCTCGGGACCGCGTTGACGACGTCCGGTGCGGCAGGGTGGCTCTCGGACGGGTTGTTCACGGTGGTCCCGATCGGGTCGGCACCGCCCTGGGTGTTCATCGCGGTGGTGATCGTCGTCTCGGTTGCCTCGCATCTTCTGATTCAATCTCGCTCGGCGCGTTCGTCCGTCCTCGTTCCGCTGGTCGTGACCACGGCTCTGGCGCTCGGAGTCGATCCCGTGGCCGCGGCATTCGCCTCGACGGCTGCAGCGGGCTTCTGTCACACCATGCCGTCGTCGGCGAAGCCGGTGGCAATCTTTGCCAAAGCCGAAGGTGTGGAGACGTATTCACCGAAGGACTTGCTACGCCTGTCCGCCTTTCTCGCGCCGCTGACCGCAGCGACCGTGCTGTTCTTCGCCGTGTTCGTGTGGCCTCTGCTCGGCACCCCCATCGCCTGA
- a CDS encoding response regulator transcription factor has product MSRILIAEDNERISSFVEKGLKANGFTTTTVADGINAIDCASTGDFDLVVLDLGLPGKDGFEVIASLRGAGVGVPVIILTARDSVHDTVTGLEGGADDYMTKPFRFEELLARIRLRLRGGDREPSVSVLQSGSLAVDLFTRRAVVNDAVVSLTSREFVLLEMFLRHPRQVLSREQILSHVWGYDFDPGSNVVDVYVRMLRKKIGSDRIETVRGMGYRLA; this is encoded by the coding sequence ATGAGCCGAATACTGATCGCCGAGGACAACGAGCGCATCTCGTCCTTCGTCGAAAAGGGATTGAAGGCCAACGGCTTCACCACCACCACTGTTGCCGACGGCATCAATGCGATCGACTGTGCGTCGACCGGAGACTTCGACCTCGTCGTGCTGGATCTGGGCCTGCCGGGCAAAGACGGGTTCGAGGTGATCGCATCACTGCGCGGCGCCGGTGTCGGAGTTCCCGTGATCATCCTGACGGCCCGTGATTCGGTGCACGACACCGTGACCGGCCTCGAAGGCGGAGCGGACGACTACATGACCAAGCCGTTCCGATTCGAGGAGCTACTCGCACGTATTCGATTGCGTCTGCGTGGCGGTGACCGAGAGCCCTCGGTCTCCGTTCTGCAATCGGGCTCTCTGGCAGTGGACCTGTTCACCAGACGTGCGGTGGTGAACGATGCGGTGGTGTCGTTGACCTCACGCGAGTTCGTTCTGCTCGAGATGTTTCTCCGTCACCCGCGGCAGGTCCTCTCGCGTGAGCAGATCCTCAGTCACGTATGGGGATACGATTTCGACCCCGGTTCCAACGTCGTCGATGTCTACGTTCGGATGCTGCGCAAGAAGATCGGTTCCGACCGAATCGAGACGGTGCGCGGCATGGGGTATCGACTGGCCTGA
- a CDS encoding sensor histidine kinase, producing the protein MNSTEELIDDTKARTEALAPKGPVPEPALRSARVGTRVPARVRILGWLLFVMALAMLAVGVAVRTILLAEVERDTAVALEQEIGEFSEFAATGRDPDDGLPFGNVADLLQLHLQRQYPDDDEILFGYTDRLLRQERSGPGDLVADAAVVSAIVNSPDSVGSTQTSEGEVAWAKQVAEPSGGGQAGTFAIGILVDRERGDVSDTVRVVVGVSLMALLFTGGIAWVVAGQILAPVRLVRRTAAQITTDDLSRRIEVGGRDDVAELADTFNDMLDRLEAAFAAQRQFVDDASHELRTPITIVLGHLELMGDDPREREETVRLVTDELDRMNRIVEDLLLLAKAERPDFVHKQPVDLETLTRDIDAKVRALADRDWILGHVGTGSVRVDPQRVTQAVLQLAQNAVSHTRTGDRIVVGSERAEDRVLLWVSDSGPGVSSEDSRTIFERFARGSTGSSRSDNGGAGLGLSIVRAIADGHHGAATLDSRPGAGATFGLDLPAR; encoded by the coding sequence GTGAACTCGACCGAAGAATTGATCGACGACACGAAGGCTCGCACCGAGGCGCTCGCGCCGAAGGGGCCGGTGCCCGAGCCTGCGCTCCGTAGCGCCCGGGTAGGGACGCGGGTTCCGGCGCGGGTGCGCATTCTCGGCTGGCTGTTGTTCGTCATGGCTCTGGCCATGCTGGCCGTCGGGGTTGCCGTGCGAACGATCCTCCTCGCGGAGGTCGAGCGAGACACCGCAGTAGCTCTCGAGCAGGAGATCGGCGAGTTCAGCGAGTTCGCGGCCACCGGCCGCGACCCGGACGACGGGTTGCCGTTCGGCAACGTCGCCGATCTGCTCCAGTTGCACCTGCAGCGCCAATACCCGGACGATGACGAGATCCTGTTCGGCTACACCGATCGACTGTTGCGTCAGGAACGCAGCGGTCCAGGAGATCTGGTCGCCGATGCGGCTGTCGTGTCGGCCATCGTGAACTCACCCGACAGTGTTGGATCCACGCAGACTTCGGAAGGCGAAGTCGCCTGGGCGAAACAGGTCGCCGAACCGTCCGGCGGGGGCCAGGCCGGAACTTTCGCGATCGGAATTCTCGTCGACCGCGAGCGCGGCGACGTGTCCGACACCGTTCGCGTAGTGGTCGGAGTGTCACTGATGGCATTGCTGTTCACGGGCGGCATCGCCTGGGTGGTGGCCGGACAGATCCTTGCGCCCGTGCGCCTGGTTCGCCGGACCGCGGCCCAGATCACCACCGACGACCTGTCCAGGCGGATCGAGGTGGGCGGTCGCGACGATGTTGCCGAGCTCGCCGACACGTTCAACGACATGCTCGATCGACTGGAGGCCGCGTTCGCCGCGCAGCGACAATTCGTCGACGACGCGAGCCATGAGTTACGAACGCCGATCACGATCGTCCTCGGGCATCTCGAACTGATGGGCGACGATCCCCGTGAGCGCGAAGAGACGGTCCGGCTCGTCACCGACGAGTTGGACCGAATGAACCGGATCGTGGAGGACCTGTTGCTCCTCGCCAAAGCCGAGCGCCCGGATTTCGTCCACAAGCAGCCGGTGGATCTCGAAACCCTCACGCGCGACATCGACGCGAAGGTCCGCGCGCTCGCCGACCGCGACTGGATACTGGGGCACGTGGGTACGGGCTCGGTACGGGTCGATCCGCAACGAGTCACCCAGGCAGTGCTTCAGCTGGCGCAGAACGCGGTGTCGCACACCAGGACCGGTGACCGGATCGTGGTGGGATCGGAGCGTGCCGAAGATCGAGTTCTGTTGTGGGTGAGTGACTCCGGACCCGGTGTGTCCAGCGAGGACTCGAGAACCATCTTCGAGCGGTTCGCCCGGGGCAGTACCGGATCGAGTCGCTCGGACAATGGCGGCGCGGGTCTCGGTCTGTCCATCGTGCGTGCAATCGCCGATGGGCACCACGGTGCCGCGACGCTCGACAGCAGGCCCGGTGCGGGTGCCACATTCGGGCTCGACCTGCCGGCTCGATGA
- a CDS encoding amidohydrolase, producing MFIANVALDGSGVLVDIELVGSVIASITPAGSRRTPGAEVLDGGGGVALPGFVDSHVHLTQWAAARRRIDVGPAMSAADAVALVYPYARTAGDSVVRANGFRDAHWPEEPHKDLLENALPGARVAMTSMDLHTLWLSPALLDDLGIDHPTGVLRDVDGLEAVMALEEQDDPAELDRAVLDATAALAVRGVTGVVDFEFADNKTVWDRRLTAGSPAVRIDTTVWPQWLDEALDRGERTGDVSAHSELIRRGPLKVMLDGSLNTRTACCHDRYPGIDGDDAYGLLLETQESLFELVARASRGGITAAVHAIGDRANGVALDAFERAGCGGRIEHAQQILPEDITRFADLGVTASVQPQHAMSDRDIAEDLWAGRRSVAYGYGSLHRSGARLLFGSDAPVSPPEPLAGVAAAVFRTDDERPPWHLDEAVPLEVALRASCGGRGSLRVGDAADIVVLVEHPVHRSVHDLAETEIRATICAGALTHAAGG from the coding sequence GTGTTTATCGCCAATGTCGCACTGGATGGTTCCGGCGTGCTCGTCGACATCGAACTCGTAGGCTCGGTCATCGCGTCGATCACCCCCGCGGGCTCTCGACGCACACCGGGTGCCGAGGTGCTCGACGGTGGGGGCGGAGTGGCGCTGCCCGGGTTCGTGGACTCGCACGTGCACCTGACGCAGTGGGCGGCGGCGCGTCGGCGAATCGATGTCGGGCCGGCGATGTCGGCGGCCGATGCCGTCGCACTGGTGTACCCCTATGCGCGGACGGCAGGCGATTCGGTGGTGCGCGCCAACGGCTTCCGTGACGCGCACTGGCCCGAGGAGCCGCACAAGGACCTGCTCGAGAATGCACTGCCCGGTGCCCGGGTGGCCATGACGAGCATGGACCTGCACACGCTGTGGCTGAGCCCGGCGTTGCTCGACGATCTGGGTATCGATCACCCCACCGGGGTGCTCCGCGACGTCGACGGCCTCGAAGCGGTCATGGCGCTCGAGGAGCAGGACGACCCGGCCGAGCTCGATCGGGCCGTGCTCGACGCGACCGCCGCACTGGCGGTCCGCGGTGTCACCGGCGTCGTGGATTTCGAGTTCGCAGACAACAAGACGGTCTGGGATCGACGCCTGACGGCCGGATCTCCTGCGGTGCGCATCGACACTACGGTGTGGCCCCAGTGGCTCGACGAGGCACTCGATCGCGGCGAGCGGACCGGAGACGTCTCGGCCCACTCGGAACTGATCAGGCGCGGCCCGCTCAAGGTGATGCTCGACGGTTCACTCAATACTCGAACGGCGTGCTGCCACGATCGGTATCCGGGCATCGACGGTGACGACGCGTACGGGCTGTTGCTCGAGACCCAGGAGAGTCTGTTCGAGCTCGTTGCACGTGCGTCACGCGGCGGCATCACGGCGGCCGTCCACGCGATCGGTGATCGCGCCAACGGTGTCGCGCTCGATGCGTTCGAGCGCGCCGGCTGCGGTGGCCGAATCGAACATGCACAGCAGATCCTGCCGGAGGACATCACGCGTTTCGCCGACTTGGGCGTCACGGCATCGGTACAACCGCAGCACGCGATGTCCGATCGCGACATCGCCGAGGACCTGTGGGCCGGACGCCGCTCCGTGGCCTACGGCTACGGCTCGCTGCACCGCAGCGGTGCGAGGCTGCTCTTCGGTTCCGACGCCCCGGTCAGTCCACCGGAGCCGTTGGCGGGAGTCGCCGCAGCGGTGTTCCGTACCGACGACGAGCGACCCCCATGGCACCTCGACGAAGCAGTGCCCCTCGAGGTTGCCCTGCGCGCGTCGTGCGGTGGCCGTGGGTCACTCCGAGTGGGGGATGCGGCGGACATCGTCGTTCTCGTCGAGCATCCCGTGCACCGTTCGGTGCACGATCTCGCCGAGACGGAGATCAGAGCCACGATCTGCGCCGGTGCGCTCACTCACGCAGCTGGGGGGTAG
- a CDS encoding acyl-CoA thioesterase has translation MQTEPTEPVGYHASVTVRWSDMDAFAHINHARMVTLLEEARIEWLLSEGEANESLIKSALIANVTIAYKKPLRHSDGPLDVTLWFEKVRAVDFTIGYEVRAAGAAPDSPPAVVATTRMAMVDVGAETLRRIAPEEKAYLARWTR, from the coding sequence ATGCAGACAGAGCCGACCGAGCCCGTCGGATATCACGCGAGCGTGACGGTGCGCTGGTCCGATATGGACGCTTTCGCGCACATCAACCATGCTCGGATGGTCACCCTGCTCGAAGAAGCGCGTATCGAATGGCTGCTCAGCGAGGGCGAGGCCAACGAGTCTCTGATCAAGAGCGCGTTGATCGCCAACGTGACCATCGCGTACAAGAAGCCGCTCCGACACTCGGACGGTCCACTCGACGTGACGCTCTGGTTCGAGAAGGTACGCGCGGTCGATTTCACCATCGGGTACGAGGTCCGGGCGGCGGGCGCGGCACCCGATTCGCCGCCGGCCGTGGTGGCGACGACCCGGATGGCGATGGTCGACGTCGGTGCCGAGACCCTGCGCCGCATCGCGCCGGAGGAGAAGGCCTACCTCGCGCGGTGGACTCGCTGA
- a CDS encoding acetoacetate--CoA ligase translates to MTSALWTPTDSDVAEARVTEFARFVEKRHDVLLPDYSSLWRWSTNELELFWRAVWDFFEVRSSSVPTTVLAEHGMPGTHWFPGTELNYVDQVVRHARSGRAAIVHAREDGSTRTVTWEEMIDQAGALAGMLADAGVRRGDRVVGYLPNVPEAVIAFLATASLGAVWSACGQDYSASAALDRLGQLEPTALITADGYVYGGKFRDKAADVDALTSGLPTLQVVVTVGEASGNAVSWSAATEHSRELAPASVPFDHPLWVVFSSGTTGLPKGIVHGHGGVVLEHLKSVALQSDLGPEDVFFWYTSPSWMMWNFQIAGLLTGATIVCADGNPAFPAPDTLWDIAARLGVTYLGTSPGYVLSCIKADTHPGTDHDLSALRAVGITGSAMPASSSIWLSENIGAHLPVFSISGGTDVVSAFAGGVRTAPVWAGELSVPFLGVALDAYDEDGEPVRGTVGELVVTEPMPSMPLYFWNDADGSRYRDAYFDTYPGIWRHGDWITMTDRGSVVVHGRSDSTLNRNGIRMGSADIYQAVESLDEVTEALVLGIELPDGGYWMPLFVVVPDGVTDELRERIASVIRTQASPRHVPDDIVATPAIPHTRTGKKLEVPLKRLFQGAATAGTLDASAVDDPTALAWFVDRAAEFQRVHRAR, encoded by the coding sequence GATTCCGACGTCGCCGAGGCTCGGGTGACCGAGTTCGCGCGATTCGTCGAGAAACGCCACGATGTGCTGCTACCGGACTACTCGTCTCTGTGGCGATGGTCGACGAACGAGTTGGAACTGTTCTGGCGAGCGGTGTGGGACTTCTTCGAGGTTCGCTCCTCCAGTGTGCCGACGACGGTGCTCGCAGAGCACGGTATGCCGGGAACACACTGGTTTCCGGGTACGGAACTGAACTACGTGGACCAGGTCGTTCGGCACGCTCGATCGGGCCGCGCCGCGATCGTCCACGCCCGCGAAGACGGTTCGACGCGGACCGTGACGTGGGAGGAGATGATCGATCAGGCCGGGGCGCTGGCAGGCATGCTGGCCGACGCGGGAGTCCGACGCGGCGACCGCGTCGTCGGATACCTGCCCAACGTCCCCGAGGCGGTGATCGCCTTCCTGGCGACCGCGAGCCTGGGGGCGGTCTGGTCCGCGTGCGGGCAGGACTATTCGGCCTCAGCGGCACTCGACCGTCTGGGCCAGCTCGAACCCACGGCACTGATCACTGCCGACGGGTACGTGTACGGAGGGAAGTTCCGAGACAAGGCCGCCGACGTCGACGCGCTCACGTCGGGGCTGCCGACACTGCAGGTCGTGGTGACGGTCGGCGAGGCGTCGGGAAACGCAGTGAGCTGGTCTGCCGCAACGGAGCACAGTCGTGAACTGGCCCCGGCGTCGGTGCCTTTCGACCACCCGCTGTGGGTCGTGTTCTCCTCGGGCACCACGGGTCTGCCGAAGGGAATCGTGCACGGTCACGGTGGTGTGGTGCTCGAACACCTCAAATCCGTTGCCTTACAGTCCGATCTGGGCCCCGAAGACGTGTTCTTCTGGTACACCAGCCCCAGCTGGATGATGTGGAACTTCCAGATCGCCGGCCTGCTGACCGGTGCCACCATCGTGTGCGCCGACGGCAACCCGGCGTTTCCGGCACCGGATACACTGTGGGACATCGCCGCTCGGTTGGGTGTGACGTACCTCGGTACCAGCCCCGGGTACGTGCTCTCGTGCATCAAGGCCGACACGCATCCCGGCACCGACCACGATCTGTCGGCGCTGCGGGCCGTCGGCATCACTGGGTCCGCGATGCCTGCATCGTCGTCGATCTGGTTGTCGGAGAACATCGGAGCGCACCTGCCGGTCTTCTCCATCTCCGGCGGGACCGACGTGGTGTCGGCGTTCGCCGGGGGAGTGCGGACCGCCCCGGTCTGGGCAGGGGAGCTGTCGGTGCCCTTTCTCGGGGTCGCGCTCGACGCCTACGACGAGGACGGCGAACCCGTCCGCGGTACCGTCGGCGAACTGGTCGTCACCGAACCAATGCCGTCGATGCCGCTGTACTTCTGGAACGACGCCGACGGATCTCGATACCGGGACGCCTATTTCGACACCTATCCGGGAATCTGGCGGCACGGTGACTGGATCACGATGACCGACCGCGGCAGCGTCGTCGTGCACGGAAGATCGGATTCGACGCTCAACCGCAACGGAATTCGCATGGGCAGCGCCGACATCTACCAGGCCGTCGAATCTCTGGACGAGGTGACCGAGGCGCTCGTCCTCGGCATCGAGTTACCCGACGGTGGATACTGGATGCCCCTGTTCGTGGTGGTACCGGACGGTGTGACCGACGAACTGCGGGAGCGCATCGCATCCGTCATCAGAACACAGGCATCGCCGCGACACGTTCCCGACGACATCGTTGCCACGCCTGCGATACCCCACACTCGAACGGGGAAGAAGCTCGAGGTACCTCTCAAACGACTCTTCCAAGGTGCCGCTACTGCAGGCACTCTCGATGCGAGTGCCGTCGACGATCCGACTGCGTTGGCGTGGTTCGTCGACCGGGCGGCCGAGTTTCAGCGAGTCCACCGCGCGAGGTAG